Proteins from a genomic interval of Phenylobacterium sp. LH3H17:
- a CDS encoding dienelactone hydrolase family protein — MIEQTVEVPTKDGATTTFIVHPERDGPHPVILFFMDAPAIREELRDMARRFASAGYYVMLPNLYYRSGVLELTAEDWADPERKKMFGLMYSLTIPLVMEDTDALLAYADGQAAADAKTVGCVGYCMSGQFSINAAARHPDRVKAAASIYGTFLVTDKPDSPHVAARKAKGELYFACAEIDRWAPLEMVQALETSLKSDEIEAEVEFYPGVEHGFAFPNRAAYDKTAAERHWERLNALFRRRLG, encoded by the coding sequence ATGATCGAGCAGACCGTGGAGGTCCCGACCAAGGACGGGGCCACGACCACCTTCATCGTCCATCCGGAACGGGATGGGCCGCATCCGGTGATCCTGTTCTTCATGGACGCCCCGGCGATCCGCGAAGAGCTGCGCGACATGGCCCGCCGGTTCGCCAGCGCCGGCTATTACGTGATGCTGCCCAACCTCTACTACCGCTCCGGCGTGCTGGAACTAACGGCCGAGGACTGGGCCGACCCCGAGCGGAAGAAGATGTTCGGGCTGATGTACTCGCTGACCATCCCGCTGGTGATGGAGGACACCGACGCCCTGCTGGCCTATGCCGACGGCCAGGCCGCCGCCGACGCCAAGACCGTGGGCTGCGTCGGCTACTGCATGAGCGGTCAGTTCTCGATCAATGCCGCGGCGCGCCATCCCGACCGGGTCAAGGCGGCGGCCTCGATCTACGGCACCTTCCTGGTCACCGACAAACCCGACAGCCCGCATGTCGCGGCCCGCAAGGCCAAGGGCGAACTCTACTTCGCCTGCGCCGAGATCGACCGCTGGGCGCCGTTGGAAATGGTCCAGGCCCTGGAGACATCGCTGAAATCGGACGAGATCGAGGCCGAGGTCGAGTTCTATCCCGGCGTCGAGCACGGCTTCGCCTTCCCCAACCGCGCCGCCTACGACAAGACCGCCGCCGAACGCCACTGGGAGCGGCTCAACGCCCTGTTCCGTCGCCGGCTGGGTTAG